Proteins co-encoded in one Fervidobacterium gondwanense DSM 13020 genomic window:
- a CDS encoding galactokinase — MANKIVVYSPGRANLIGEHTDYNDGYILPFAIKKYVKIEIESSERFKIFSKQVKKGIEFEAPLKTNSWADYVIGMIVKLREHGYKVEPFNMILDSELPMGAGLSSSAALEVGVGYAISQLMGYEIEREELAKIAHECEVDFVGVRCGIMDQYAVALSKEDHALFIDTMTREYKYVPLYLDSAKLYLINSGIKHELGNSEYNRRRHECELALESMKKSSFRDVTMDDVDRLSDPVLRKRALHVITENERVLKTLSALESDNLLLVGRYLYESHESLRDNYEVSCEEIDFLIEELRKYPDVLGARIVGAGFGGSVIVLARDNFEEIFKKVAEMYTMKYGITPSLMNVETSSGVFRVDSI, encoded by the coding sequence ATGGCAAACAAAATAGTTGTTTATTCTCCAGGAAGAGCGAACCTTATAGGTGAACATACAGACTACAACGACGGTTACATACTCCCGTTTGCGATTAAGAAGTATGTAAAAATTGAAATTGAATCTTCTGAGAGATTCAAAATATTCTCAAAACAGGTTAAGAAGGGGATTGAATTCGAAGCACCTTTAAAGACTAACTCCTGGGCTGATTATGTCATTGGTATGATAGTGAAGCTTAGAGAGCACGGATACAAAGTGGAACCGTTCAACATGATTTTAGATTCGGAACTTCCCATGGGAGCTGGTCTTTCTAGCTCCGCTGCGTTAGAAGTAGGGGTTGGATACGCTATTTCTCAACTTATGGGATATGAAATAGAACGAGAGGAACTTGCAAAGATAGCGCACGAATGTGAAGTAGATTTTGTAGGCGTTAGATGTGGCATAATGGACCAGTACGCTGTTGCACTCTCCAAAGAAGACCACGCACTATTTATTGACACTATGACGAGAGAGTACAAATATGTGCCATTGTATTTGGACAGTGCAAAGTTGTATCTCATTAACTCAGGAATAAAGCACGAGTTGGGAAACTCGGAGTACAACAGACGCAGACACGAATGCGAGCTTGCTTTGGAATCTATGAAAAAGTCATCGTTCCGTGATGTAACAATGGATGATGTTGATAGACTTTCCGATCCTGTGCTGAGAAAACGCGCACTACATGTAATTACAGAGAACGAGCGTGTTTTAAAAACCCTATCGGCTCTTGAATCAGACAATCTTCTTCTCGTAGGCCGTTATCTATACGAGTCTCATGAGAGTCTAAGAGATAACTACGAAGTTTCGTGTGAGGAAATTGACTTTCTTATAGAGGAACTGAGAAAATATCCAGACGTGCTCGGTGCAAGGATAGTTGGAGCAGGATTTGGTGGTAGTGTTATTGTGTTGGCAAGAGATAACTTTGAAGAGATTTTTAAGAAAGTAGCTGAAATGTATACGATGAAATATGGTATTACACCTTCTTTGATGAATGTAGAAACAAGCTCTGGAGTATTCAGAGTCGACAGTATCTGA
- the pyrE gene encoding orotate phosphoribosyltransferase, translating into MEKRVLEILKETNALLEGHFILSSGLHSTNYVQCAKVFEYPKYGEEVGKLLAEKIKASNIEIDVVVGPALGGVIVAYEVARSLGVRGIFTEREDGLMKLRRGFEIRENEKVLIVEDVVTTGKSTLEVVEVVNSCGGEIVGFASIINRSGKENPFGQRKPYFYLVKLDFPTYNPENCPLCESNIPAIKPGSRKLNAK; encoded by the coding sequence ATGGAAAAACGTGTCTTGGAAATTTTAAAAGAGACTAACGCACTTCTTGAAGGACATTTTATACTTTCCTCAGGTTTACACTCAACAAATTATGTGCAGTGTGCGAAAGTCTTCGAATATCCAAAGTATGGAGAAGAAGTTGGTAAACTTTTGGCTGAAAAGATAAAAGCCTCAAACATTGAAATCGACGTGGTAGTTGGTCCGGCTCTGGGTGGTGTCATAGTCGCATATGAGGTAGCGAGGAGCCTTGGTGTAAGGGGTATTTTTACCGAGCGAGAAGATGGACTAATGAAACTGAGAAGAGGATTTGAAATAAGGGAAAACGAAAAGGTGCTGATTGTGGAGGACGTCGTAACAACAGGCAAATCTACACTTGAGGTTGTTGAAGTTGTCAATTCATGCGGTGGAGAAATAGTAGGTTTTGCAAGTATTATTAACAGGTCAGGCAAAGAAAATCCTTTTGGACAAAGGAAACCCTACTTTTATTTAGTAAAACTCGATTTTCCAACTTACAATCCTGAAAACTGTCCACTTTGCGAATCGAATATCCCTGCAATAAAACCCGGCAGTCGAAAGCTTAACGCTAAGTAG
- the pyrF gene encoding orotidine-5'-phosphate decarboxylase, with amino-acid sequence MIMLAEEQQRQIVYESDIRKAHVRITEPVLSLDMENPIEFVQKYGSFEYVKVGHNLAVEGKRVLDYFLENGYKVILDLKFSDIPSTVARSVRSWDHPAIVGFTVHANSGLESVKAALESSGKRIFTVIKLTSIPGKLEDFKDVIIGLSRLGASFVLPGQWAIAMRRYIGGSILVPGIRMEQSKDDQKDVISLWDIFGIADFAVLGREIYKSKNPDEKINEIKERVKTWRE; translated from the coding sequence ATGATTATGTTAGCAGAGGAGCAACAAAGACAAATCGTGTACGAAAGCGATATCAGGAAAGCTCATGTGCGAATAACTGAACCTGTACTCAGTCTTGATATGGAAAATCCTATCGAGTTTGTGCAAAAATACGGGAGTTTTGAGTACGTTAAAGTTGGACACAACCTGGCAGTAGAAGGAAAAAGGGTGCTTGATTACTTTTTAGAAAATGGGTATAAGGTGATTTTAGACTTGAAATTCTCGGATATCCCCTCAACTGTTGCAAGGTCTGTTCGTTCTTGGGACCATCCTGCGATTGTTGGTTTTACCGTACATGCAAATTCTGGGTTGGAAAGTGTGAAAGCTGCATTAGAATCAAGTGGAAAGAGGATATTCACAGTCATAAAGCTTACTTCAATTCCTGGGAAGTTGGAAGACTTCAAGGATGTTATAATTGGACTTTCAAGACTCGGCGCTTCTTTTGTATTACCTGGTCAGTGGGCTATCGCTATGAGGAGATACATAGGTGGTTCGATATTGGTGCCAGGAATCAGAATGGAACAATCAAAGGATGACCAGAAAGACGTTATCTCATTGTGGGACATTTTTGGAATTGCAGATTTCGCAGTTCTTGGAAGGGAGATTTACAAATCTAAGAATCCTGATGAAAAGATAAACGAAATTAAGGAAAGGGTGAAAACATGGAGAGAGTAA
- a CDS encoding dihydroorotase: MKIFDLNSSSLKYFDNLELLNFPENVRNTDNLVISPPFVDLHTHVRLNAQEDYESLSRAAIAGGFGVCNIQPNTVPKLESLEVLLKHVELSREKPVNFLHTISFFGEINDISTVDHVSNRITGFSTDGMRYDSKELYASFATKKAALLFDHSQLHEIPGDFYIGTQLPNSIRTYSNEAIAIFRTVLTGLEFGYTSFHIQHVSTATSLEVVQYLRRFANITCEVTPHHVFFTPDMISNTTQKINPPISKDREILREALRKGIIDCFATDHAPHNPKGDNFENAPYGSSHIEIAFSVYYTLFEDIELVLRNLTLNPLKVIKRSYEELGIKYPHDAVLIDASAEYTVDSSRFFSLGKNCAFDGYKLKGQVVGFRRNGRWVYWNGEFIDKAI; the protein is encoded by the coding sequence ATGAAGATTTTTGATTTGAATTCAAGTAGTTTGAAGTATTTTGACAACTTGGAGCTCTTGAATTTTCCTGAAAATGTTCGAAATACAGATAATCTTGTAATATCACCTCCATTTGTAGATTTGCATACCCACGTTAGGTTAAACGCACAAGAAGATTATGAATCACTAAGTAGAGCTGCCATTGCAGGTGGTTTTGGGGTATGCAATATTCAACCCAACACCGTCCCAAAGCTTGAAAGCTTGGAAGTGCTTCTCAAACATGTCGAGCTTTCAAGAGAGAAACCTGTTAACTTTCTGCACACAATAAGCTTTTTTGGAGAGATTAATGACATTTCCACAGTTGACCATGTTTCAAATAGGATTACTGGTTTTTCAACAGACGGAATGCGTTACGATTCAAAGGAGCTTTACGCTTCATTTGCTACGAAAAAAGCCGCTCTTCTTTTCGACCATTCTCAGCTCCATGAAATTCCTGGTGATTTTTACATAGGAACGCAATTGCCAAACTCAATAAGAACTTATTCAAATGAAGCGATAGCGATTTTCAGAACCGTTTTAACAGGTTTAGAGTTTGGCTATACATCATTTCATATACAACATGTATCCACAGCGACGTCTCTTGAGGTAGTTCAATATCTGAGAAGGTTTGCTAACATAACATGCGAAGTCACACCACACCATGTGTTTTTCACCCCTGACATGATTTCGAACACAACTCAAAAGATAAATCCGCCGATTTCAAAAGACAGAGAAATATTGAGAGAAGCTTTGAGAAAAGGTATTATAGACTGCTTTGCAACAGACCACGCACCGCACAATCCTAAGGGGGATAATTTCGAGAATGCGCCTTACGGAAGCTCGCATATAGAGATTGCATTTTCAGTCTATTATACATTGTTTGAAGATATTGAACTTGTTCTGAGAAACCTAACTCTTAACCCTCTCAAAGTGATAAAAAGGTCATATGAAGAGCTTGGAATAAAATATCCACATGATGCTGTTCTAATAGATGCATCCGCTGAGTATACAGTAGATAGCAGTAGATTCTTTAGTCTTGGAAAGAATTGTGCGTTTGATGGTTATAAACTGAAAGGTCAGGTGGTAGGTTTCAGAAGGAACGGAAGGTGGGTGTATTGGAATGGTGAGTTCATCGATAAGGCAATTTGA
- a CDS encoding class II aldolase/adducin family protein, with amino-acid sequence MQNVVFNIKIAQEVIEYAKKVSAERLTKGTWGNISVKSGEYVYITPSGYPYDKLKPKDICVVDMEGQKVFGNLKPSSELPLHIQIYLNRSNVGAIIHTHPIYSTIVSITQREIPPIVEDAVMILGETLKVSEYALPGTEELAQKALEALGTNNCVFLKNHGLVTVGENLQEAFIATLIAEKTAQIYVEALKVGNVSLLPMEHARLLREKYITSYRQK; translated from the coding sequence ATGCAAAACGTAGTATTCAATATAAAGATAGCGCAAGAAGTCATAGAATATGCAAAAAAAGTTTCAGCCGAAAGGCTTACAAAAGGAACATGGGGCAACATCAGTGTAAAGTCCGGAGAATATGTGTATATTACTCCTTCAGGTTATCCCTACGATAAATTGAAGCCGAAAGATATATGCGTTGTTGACATGGAAGGACAAAAAGTTTTTGGCAACTTAAAACCATCGAGTGAGTTGCCTTTGCACATTCAGATATATCTAAATAGGTCAAACGTTGGTGCGATAATTCACACTCATCCTATATACAGCACGATAGTTTCAATTACGCAAAGAGAAATTCCACCGATAGTGGAAGATGCTGTGATGATTCTCGGAGAAACATTAAAAGTCTCAGAGTACGCACTACCTGGCACAGAAGAACTTGCCCAAAAAGCTCTTGAGGCTCTTGGAACAAATAACTGCGTATTCTTAAAAAACCACGGTCTTGTGACCGTGGGTGAGAACCTCCAAGAGGCGTTCATAGCGACATTGATAGCAGAAAAGACCGCCCAAATATACGTTGAAGCGCTGAAAGTTGGAAATGTTTCTCTTCTTCCAATGGAACACGCAAGATTGCTAAGGGAAAAGTATATCACATCGTACAGGCAAAAATAA
- a CDS encoding glycoside hydrolase family 36 protein, which produces MYIDNLSEIKKIAGYRKFESGECIIEIEKIDFGYLIKGQVKGVIDKLEIFSMPTPDKLLVNNWQSWGPSRVIRKGFKLSFPSELIQKFGFSASIMPEEYFNTLLSDYFIAFEDFVIGSLSSKIGHPYFRIEDDKITVMLRYFERNFNDWTDIEPFVVLRLKADIGLPHYADLIAHQNDVKFAANHPLGWSSWYQYFLDFDYEKMMSDLKRSKELGLNYEVFQIDDAWEKDIGDWEPNEKFPSLEKIADDIASFGYIPGIWLAPFSISETSQIFKVHPDWLVKDDNGSPVVAYENWNKKIYALDTTHPEAAKWLSELFKNLKKNGFDYFKIDFLFAAAIQGKRYENATPIEAYRKGLEIIRNSVGDSFVLGCGAPLLPSVGFVDGMRISADTAPFWDPTGPDIGYPNAYYALRNVITRSFMNNVLWWNDPDCLMLRKEDTQLNDKHRELYILVSLMLDNMIIQSDNLSYKIDFDLWNKVLDYRKYGRRKFKVEGLINEKYKITSAGVNGVDELLIGDLSLPTFEMNFDKKRVELAKTVEKRPDGRTFNYYTEPRSED; this is translated from the coding sequence ATGTACATAGATAACTTATCAGAGATTAAAAAGATTGCAGGGTACAGGAAATTCGAAAGCGGTGAATGCATTATAGAGATCGAGAAGATTGATTTTGGATACTTAATCAAAGGGCAAGTTAAAGGTGTCATCGATAAGTTAGAAATTTTCTCAATGCCTACGCCGGATAAGCTTCTTGTGAATAATTGGCAGTCTTGGGGACCATCAAGGGTCATACGAAAAGGCTTCAAACTCAGTTTCCCTTCAGAGTTAATCCAAAAATTCGGTTTTAGCGCGTCGATAATGCCGGAAGAATATTTCAATACACTTTTGAGCGACTATTTCATAGCTTTTGAAGATTTTGTAATAGGTTCGCTGAGTTCTAAAATTGGGCACCCATATTTCAGGATAGAAGATGACAAAATAACAGTTATGTTGCGATACTTCGAGAGAAATTTCAATGATTGGACGGATATCGAGCCTTTCGTAGTACTTAGGTTAAAAGCAGATATAGGACTACCTCACTATGCTGATTTAATCGCCCATCAGAATGATGTTAAATTTGCAGCGAATCATCCATTGGGATGGTCGAGCTGGTATCAGTACTTTTTAGATTTCGATTATGAAAAAATGATGAGTGATTTGAAGCGTTCAAAAGAACTTGGACTGAATTATGAAGTCTTTCAGATAGACGATGCTTGGGAAAAAGATATCGGAGATTGGGAGCCGAATGAGAAATTTCCATCGCTTGAAAAAATAGCCGATGATATTGCATCATTTGGTTACATTCCAGGAATTTGGCTGGCACCATTCAGCATATCTGAAACTTCGCAGATATTTAAAGTGCATCCTGATTGGCTGGTGAAAGATGATAATGGCAGCCCTGTAGTTGCCTACGAGAATTGGAATAAGAAAATATACGCATTGGATACAACACATCCAGAAGCTGCAAAATGGTTAAGTGAACTGTTCAAAAATTTGAAGAAAAACGGATTCGATTACTTCAAGATAGATTTTCTATTTGCTGCAGCAATTCAAGGCAAACGATACGAAAACGCAACCCCTATTGAAGCTTACAGAAAAGGTTTGGAGATAATTAGAAACAGCGTTGGTGATTCATTCGTTCTTGGCTGTGGTGCTCCGCTTCTTCCAAGTGTGGGATTTGTAGATGGAATGAGAATAAGTGCCGATACGGCGCCATTCTGGGACCCAACTGGACCTGATATTGGATATCCGAATGCATACTATGCACTTAGAAATGTTATTACAAGGAGCTTTATGAACAACGTACTTTGGTGGAATGATCCAGACTGTCTTATGCTGAGAAAAGAGGATACTCAGTTGAATGATAAGCATAGGGAATTGTACATTCTTGTCTCACTTATGTTGGATAACATGATAATTCAAAGTGATAACCTTTCTTACAAAATTGATTTTGACTTGTGGAATAAGGTTTTAGATTACAGGAAGTACGGAAGAAGGAAGTTCAAAGTCGAAGGTTTAATCAACGAAAAATACAAAATAACCTCAGCTGGGGTCAACGGAGTCGATGAGCTTCTAATCGGCGACTTATCTTTGCCTACATTCGAGATGAATTTTGACAAGAAAAGAGTTGAGCTTGCGAAAACTGTTGAAAAAAGACCTGACGGGAGAACGTTTAACTATTATACCGAACCAAGATCAGAAGACTGA
- a CDS encoding PLP-dependent cysteine synthase family protein yields MKKSVEHSVISRIQNLQVGETPLLYLEKYGVYAKFEKNNPTGSVKDRPVYFMVLQAVKDGLIGANTTIVEPTSGNTGIALAWIGAKLGLRVILTMPESVSVERRHILKSYGADIILTENMTKAVEKAKEISNNINVFIPNQFDNPNNVKAHLVTTGPEILRQMKYNVDAFVAGVGTGGTITGVGHVLKTFDTSSKVIAVEPKQSAVLSGQTPGKHRIQGIGAGFVPGIFDKSVVDEILQVDDEEALKFTQRLWKEGIFVGISAAANLIGALMVKEKYNLERVVTVFPDDGMKYLSVLSQH; encoded by the coding sequence ATGAAAAAATCGGTTGAGCATTCCGTTATATCGAGAATTCAGAATTTGCAAGTAGGCGAGACTCCTTTGTTATATTTGGAAAAATACGGTGTGTATGCCAAATTTGAAAAGAATAATCCAACCGGCAGTGTTAAAGATAGACCCGTATACTTTATGGTTCTTCAAGCAGTAAAGGATGGACTCATAGGTGCGAATACTACAATTGTAGAACCTACGAGTGGCAATACGGGAATCGCTTTGGCATGGATTGGTGCTAAACTGGGTTTGAGAGTAATACTCACAATGCCAGAAAGTGTGTCTGTTGAGCGAAGGCATATTTTGAAAAGCTACGGAGCGGATATTATACTAACAGAGAATATGACAAAGGCTGTGGAAAAAGCAAAGGAAATTTCTAACAATATCAATGTGTTCATACCTAATCAGTTTGACAATCCCAATAATGTTAAAGCACACTTGGTTACTACGGGCCCAGAGATATTGCGTCAAATGAAATATAACGTAGATGCCTTTGTTGCGGGCGTTGGAACTGGTGGTACTATCACAGGTGTTGGACATGTTTTGAAAACGTTTGATACTTCCTCAAAAGTAATCGCAGTTGAGCCGAAACAATCGGCGGTATTAAGTGGTCAGACACCTGGGAAACACAGAATACAAGGAATAGGTGCCGGTTTTGTGCCAGGAATTTTCGATAAATCTGTCGTCGATGAGATTTTGCAAGTTGATGATGAAGAAGCTTTAAAGTTTACACAAAGGCTTTGGAAAGAAGGAATATTTGTTGGGATATCCGCGGCAGCTAATCTTATAGGTGCTTTGATGGTCAAAGAGAAATACAACTTGGAGAGAGTTGTCACTGTTTTCCCGGATGATGGAATGAAATATCTGTCAGTATTGTCACAGCATTAA
- a CDS encoding dihydroorotate dehydrogenase — protein sequence MEMKKSGNKLNLRTPIVIASGPGGFGEYFEIPTIDWALVGAYTLKTVTLNRKIGNKPPRIYAKDGYVINRIGLENPGFEGFKALMEERGLEEVISHVPVILSVGGDTFDEYVELTRLLKPYLNRFIAIEYNFSCPNVQHGGLSIVSDKNEWRRLLQVVRKETDSFIIAKLGIEGGFIEQMAEVAASEGWNGVTVINTIRGLMIDGENRVVLGGLSGPNLFPIALRAVYEVRKRLPDIYIIASGGVYTPDDAKLMIEFGADAVSIGSALFKNESVLNEIGKSLQGIQNT from the coding sequence ATGGAGATGAAAAAATCAGGAAATAAGTTGAACCTCCGAACACCTATTGTTATCGCGTCTGGACCAGGAGGTTTTGGAGAGTACTTTGAAATTCCTACGATAGACTGGGCCCTTGTTGGAGCTTACACACTCAAAACGGTTACGTTAAATAGGAAAATTGGAAACAAACCTCCGCGTATATACGCTAAGGATGGATACGTTATCAATAGAATCGGATTAGAAAATCCCGGTTTCGAAGGTTTTAAAGCACTTATGGAGGAAAGGGGATTAGAGGAAGTAATATCACATGTTCCGGTCATACTGAGCGTTGGTGGTGATACTTTCGATGAATACGTTGAACTTACAAGACTTTTAAAACCTTATTTGAATCGATTCATAGCTATAGAATACAACTTCTCTTGTCCAAACGTTCAACACGGTGGGCTATCTATAGTGTCTGATAAAAACGAGTGGCGAAGATTGTTACAAGTGGTACGTAAAGAAACAGATTCATTTATAATCGCAAAGCTCGGTATCGAGGGTGGTTTTATCGAGCAGATGGCAGAGGTTGCAGCATCTGAAGGCTGGAACGGCGTAACCGTAATTAACACTATAAGGGGGTTAATGATAGACGGGGAAAATCGTGTGGTACTGGGTGGCTTATCAGGTCCGAATCTTTTTCCAATAGCTCTGCGTGCTGTTTATGAGGTGAGGAAAAGACTGCCAGATATTTACATCATCGCTTCTGGTGGTGTATACACACCTGATGATGCAAAGCTGATGATTGAATTCGGGGCGGATGCCGTGAGTATAGGTAGTGCACTGTTTAAGAACGAGTCTGTGTTAAATGAAATCGGAAAATCATTGCAAGGTATCCAAAATACTTGA
- a CDS encoding oxidoreductase has protein sequence MVSSSIRQFDGSSEKKTKYNVFELSKREIMEITVDTFLITFEEKIDFSPGQFCMVDVNDFGLTRKPFTLGSDAEGRIMISVKIVGAGTEYIVKTQNKLNILAPLGRGFLPPNKNGAIIVAPSCLAEGLELSRYFDVPLFVASRTNLNDDIVQHYGLNYIIGDYDYIYLLEKLKFSNFEWFFVSGSKKMEEITTKHLSAEGIKEVFVSLNEYMACGIGACKGCAVETTSGIKHVCQDGPVFRGDEIWR, from the coding sequence ATGGTGAGTTCATCGATAAGGCAATTTGATGGTTCAAGCGAGAAAAAAACAAAGTATAACGTTTTCGAACTGTCAAAAAGAGAGATTATGGAAATAACAGTCGACACTTTTTTAATAACGTTCGAGGAAAAAATTGACTTTTCACCCGGACAGTTTTGTATGGTAGACGTTAATGACTTCGGACTTACCCGAAAGCCTTTTACTCTCGGAAGTGATGCTGAAGGACGAATCATGATTTCGGTAAAGATAGTTGGGGCTGGAACAGAATACATTGTGAAAACACAAAACAAATTGAACATATTAGCTCCGCTCGGCAGGGGATTCTTGCCACCGAATAAGAATGGTGCGATAATTGTCGCGCCTTCTTGCCTTGCCGAGGGCCTTGAGCTATCAAGATACTTCGATGTTCCATTATTTGTAGCCTCAAGAACAAATTTAAACGATGATATTGTACAACACTATGGACTAAACTACATAATAGGTGATTACGATTATATCTATTTGCTTGAAAAACTAAAATTTTCAAATTTCGAATGGTTCTTTGTATCGGGTTCCAAAAAGATGGAGGAAATCACAACTAAACATCTTTCAGCCGAAGGTATAAAGGAGGTATTCGTCTCGCTTAACGAGTATATGGCTTGTGGAATAGGTGCGTGCAAAGGATGTGCAGTTGAAACGACAAGTGGCATTAAGCACGTGTGTCAAGATGGTCCTGTCTTTAGAGGTGATGAAATATGGAGATGA
- the galT gene encoding galactose-1-phosphate uridylyltransferase, giving the protein MMERRWSLITGEWVLISAYTQARPTNPTNFCPLCPGGDEFESDYDLSSFDNRFPSMKLDAPEVESEGLFKKERSNGKCEVVVYTVEHESAMSQMSVHQIEKLLNMWADRYLDLSQHRSIKYVYIFENRGKEVGATLPHPHGQLYAFPFIPKRIESKLKAFAQYYDENNRCALCDVVEEETKRKERVIYENDSFIALVPFYARWPYEVHIYPKRHVSTLAELKNDERHLLSKALKVVTMKYDLLFKQAFPYMMMLFQSPVNYIKYDHAFHFHIEFNPVKRDKDKIKWMASVETGTWAFINPKIPEEAARELRNVEVEI; this is encoded by the coding sequence ATGATGGAAAGAAGATGGAGCCTAATTACAGGTGAATGGGTCCTTATCTCGGCTTACACACAAGCAAGACCAACAAACCCTACGAATTTCTGTCCACTCTGCCCTGGTGGTGATGAATTTGAAAGTGACTATGATTTATCCTCTTTTGACAATAGATTTCCATCGATGAAACTCGATGCTCCAGAGGTTGAGTCTGAAGGATTATTTAAAAAGGAACGCTCCAACGGGAAGTGTGAGGTTGTTGTCTACACAGTAGAGCACGAGAGTGCGATGAGTCAAATGTCTGTCCATCAGATAGAGAAGCTATTAAACATGTGGGCTGATAGGTACCTTGACCTTTCACAACATCGCTCAATCAAGTATGTGTACATCTTTGAGAACAGAGGTAAAGAAGTTGGTGCTACACTTCCACATCCGCATGGACAATTGTACGCTTTTCCATTCATACCAAAAAGGATCGAATCAAAACTGAAGGCGTTTGCACAGTACTATGATGAAAATAACAGATGTGCGTTGTGTGACGTAGTCGAAGAGGAAACAAAGAGAAAAGAAAGGGTAATATACGAAAACGATTCTTTCATCGCCCTCGTACCATTTTATGCCAGGTGGCCTTATGAGGTACACATTTATCCGAAACGCCATGTAAGCACACTCGCAGAGCTAAAAAATGATGAGAGGCATCTCTTGTCAAAAGCTCTAAAAGTTGTTACAATGAAGTATGACTTGTTATTCAAACAAGCATTCCCCTACATGATGATGCTCTTTCAGTCACCTGTAAACTACATTAAATATGATCATGCTTTCCATTTTCACATCGAGTTTAATCCTGTAAAGCGCGACAAAGACAAGATCAAATGGATGGCAAGTGTTGAAACAGGAACATGGGCGTTTATCAATCCCAAAATTCCTGAAGAAGCTGCAAGAGAATTAAGAAATGTGGAGGTCGAGATCTAA